One window of the Leishmania panamensis strain MHOM/PA/94/PSC-1 chromosome 8 sequence genome contains the following:
- a CDS encoding hypothetical protein (TriTrypDB/GeneDB-style sysID: LpmP.08.0510) has protein sequence MPPSRKASHVATTQAPRKPAKQQRGRQQQRALSPAQTVGKSSPASLLAATDAAAVAAPRLLKKKRQLRSLTSTPDRSLNTLPETNETTTWRTHLLRLATQEAYTAATLLRLLPSSTPADVRDGVQPNQLPLGASVLTKKRVSRGNADGALPPTASVAPADASFLPTQTVEGMSYGELWEGLLTRLPLVNRVNPAAELTPTTGGNNDSSGNTGGGRRRGRVDMVGHQLDNTAPLPSAIAGGGAKAGTVNSPPAANIATMLSALDRDWRSFLLHRRQSTSVTRGSHRWTSRSCRSCCCGSGGGSNATATPIAAAGNCARSAVPAQGHHTAAQQQQQRHRLENLACSSYMTHAEQRAIHRYFTAAIATVPSSTRQGLSPICVLDFL, from the coding sequence ATGCCGCCTTCACGCAAAGCATCACACGTCGCTACAACGCAGGCACCCCGCAAGCCCGCGAAACAGCAGcgggggcggcagcagcagcgagcgcttTCCCCTGCTCAGACCGTCGGGAAGAGTAGCCCTGCCAGTCTACTGGCTGCCACTGAtgcagccgccgtcgccgcaccGCGACTgctcaagaagaagcggcagtTGAGGTCCCTGACAAGCACCCCCGACAGGTCATTGAATACTCTACCAGAGACGAACGAGACGACCACCTGGCGGACACACCTACTTCGTCTCGCTACGCAGGAGGCTTACACCGCCGCGACACTGCTGCGCTTGCTGCCCTCGTCAACGCCTGCCGACGTCAGAGATGGCGTACAACCAAACCAATTGCCCTTGGGCGCCTCTGTGTTGACGAAGAAACGTGTGTCCAGAGGGAATGCAGACGGTGCGTTGCCACCGACTGCCTCCGTTGCCCCCGCCGACGCTTCTTTTCTGCCTACTCAGACTGTCGAAGGGATGTCGTACGGAGAGCTCTGGGAAGGCCTGCTGACCCGCCTCCCTCTAGTGAACCGTGTCAACCCTGCCGCGGAGCTCACGCCAACAACTGGCGGCAACAACGACAGCAGTGGTAACACCGGTggcggcaggcggcgcggcagggTTGACATGGTGGGTCATCAGCTGGACAACACGGCACCCTTGCCTTCTGCTATCGCTGGAGGGGGCGCGAAGGCGGGCACGGTCAACTCGCCGCCTGCCGCCAATATCGCCACGATGCTCTCCGCACTCGACCGGGATTGGcgctccttccttctccaccgGCGCCAGAGCACCTCCGTGACGCGGGGCAGCCATCGCTGGAcgagccgcagctgccgcagctgctgctgcggcagcggtggcggaaGCAACGCCACGGCAACGCCTATCGCTGCGGCTGGGAATTGCGCCCGTAGTGCTGTGCCCGCACAGGGTCaccacacagcagcacagcagcagcagcagcgtcaccgaCTCGAGAACCTCGCATGCTCATCCTACATGACCCACGCAGAGCAGCGAGCGATACACCGGTACTTCACCGCAGCCATCGCCACTGTGCCGAGTAGTACGCGACAAGGTCTTAGCCCCATCTGTGTGTTGG